ATTTTGGAGTATAGGAATAAATAAATGTAAACCCATGAACAAGTCCTATAGAGGACTTGTTATTTTTATGCCCGGTTTGTATTTTTTTTGGTAGACGCAGCTGTTGTTTTGGGCTTTTGTAAAATTATATTTACTGTATCATCTTCACGTGTTATAATCTAGCCTAAAGATTATGTCCACCATATGAAAGAAGTGTATCAACAGGAGGGAATACCGGTGAATGGCATTAAAATTGCGGTTTTGGGTTTAGGAAATGTAGGTAGGGGAGTATGGAAAATACTGCATAAACAGCAGGATATGATAAAGGAATATATCGGGATTCCCATTGAAATAAAAAAAGTTTTAGTGAGGGATGTCTCAAAGAACCGAGGTATAGATGTTCCACCTCATGTTCTTACTACCAATATCGATGATGTTCTTCTTGATGAAGATATACAAATTATTGTGGAATTGATTGGAGGGTTACATCCCGCTTATGAATATATAAGGAAGGCCATTGAAATGGGTAAGCATGTGGTTACGGCCAATAAGGCTGTCATCGCATCATATGGTAAAGAACTTATACAATTGGCTAATGAGAGAAAGGTTTTGCTTCGATTTGAAGGGAGTGTAGGGGGAGGAATTCCCATAATTGCGGCTTTGAGTAAGAGCTTTGCTGCTAATGAAATAGAGGCTATAGTAGGTATAATAAACGGTACAACAAATTATATTCTCACGCAGATGACGCGATATGGTATGGATTTTAAAACTGCTTTACATTTAGCGCAAGAAAAGGGATATGCAGAGGCAGATCCTACTTCTGACATAGAAGGTGAAGATGCAGCTTTCAAGTTATCCATATTGGCATTTATTGCCTTTGGGGTGTATGTCCCTCCGCAGGACATTCCAAGGGAGGGAATTACTCGCATTTCCGAAAAGGAAATTCAGTATGCAGCGCAATTGGGCTACACAATAAAGCTTTTGGCTGTGGCTAGAAAACATGAGGGTAAAATAGATATACATGTTCATCCAGCTTTGGTACCCAATACTCATCCGCTTGCCGCTGTCAATGATGAGTTCAATGCTTTGTTCATTAAAGGAGATGCGGTAGGGGAAATCATGATGTACGGCAAAGGAGCCGGGTCATTACCTACGGGTAGTGCTGTGGTAAGCGATATAATGGATGTGGCGTGTGCAATACTGTCAGGGCGTATAATGCCGTATACTTATAAGCATAGTGGACAAGAGCTGCGTATCAACGGCGAAGGTGAAGGTGAATATTATATCCGCCTTGAAGTGGTGGATAAGCCTGGAGTGTTGGGAAAGATTTCGACGGTTTTAGGGAACCATGGCGTCAGCATCGCCTCAGTGGTTCAGCGAGGCAGAGGGGAGAGGATTGTGCCATTGGTTTTAATCACTCACAATGTAGAAAGGAAGCGGCTTGATAGAGCATTGGAGGAAATAGAGAAGTTCGATGTAGTGGAAGAGGTAGCCAGCATCTTACGGGTGGAAAGCCATTCGGGTTGAAGGGCAGGGAGGGCTGAAACGTTTAAAATGGATATAAATGGTATGCCTTTGGTAAAGGCTCTTATAGGATATGCAGGACAAAATATAGTTAGGTTTCACATGCCAGGGCATAAAGGGTTCAATATTTTCCCTAGAGATTTTTTGGATAACTTGATAGCCCTAGATATAACAGAAATTCCAGGTATGGATAACCTCTATTTACCTTGTGGGGTAATTGCTCAAGCTCAAATGCTGGCAGCCAAGGCCTTTGGTGCTGACCATACTTTTTTCCTGGTAAATGGCTCCACAGCAGGAGTTCTGGCGATGATAATGGCCACCTGCAGGCCAGGAGACAAGCTGATCATACCTAGAAATAGCCACAGGTCGGTGTGGTCGGCCATCATAATAGCTGACGTTAACCCTGTATATATCCAACCACGCTACGACAAGGAAAATTGTTTGGTGACTCAGATATCGGCACAGGATGTGGAAAGGGCTTTGGATGAAAATCCAGATGCTGTAGGAGTGATGGTGGTACATCCTACTTATTACGGCCTTTGCAGTCACTTGGAGAAGATAGAAAAAATTGTACATGAAAGGGGTAAGCTGTTACTGGTAGATGAAGCTCATGGCGCCCATTTTATTTTTCATTCTGACCTTCCTCCTTCAGCTGGTGAGTTGGGAGCCGATATGTGGGTACAGAGTGCTCATAAAACGCTGCCTGCTTTAACCCAGGCGGCGTATCTTCATGTTAAGGGGGATCGTGTGGACTTAAGGCGAGTGGCTCAGATTATAGCTATGCTGCAGACCAGCAGCCCCTCTTATTTGATAATGGCTTCACTTGATTGGGCCAGGTTTTTTATGGAATCAGAGGGAAAGCCTTTAATTGAGAGGCTAATACATGAAGTCCGGGCAGTAAAGAGTTGGCTGCAAAACCATACAGGTTTTTTAATTATAGATGATTATGAAAAGGGGGAAGAGATAGCGGCACTGGACCCCACACGATTGGTATTGGATGTTCGTGAATTTGGCATTACTGGTTATCAGGCTGAGAGGATTTTGAGGGAAGCGGGAATACAGATTGAGATGAGCGATATGTACCGGGTTGTACTTATATGTAGTGTGGCTGATGATAAAAGGGCCTTTGATATTCTAATTAAAGCACTGAACAATCTAGCAAAAAGGTTGCCGGACTGCAAAGTAGGCAAAAAAACATCTTATGATAATATGTCAATTTCCCGGGAAATACCACGGCAAATGTTGTCGCCTAGGGAGGCTTTTTATAGTATAATAGAACGTGTACCTTTGGAGAAAAGCATAGGCAGAATATGTGCTGGCATTATAGGGTCTTATCCTCCTGGTATTCCATATTTTTGTCCCGGTGAGTTAATAGACAAAGACGGTGTAGAGGAACTTTTGTATATACAGCGATGTGGTGGAGTCCTTTTTGGGGTTGAAAAGGAAGGGTTAATTCCGGTGGTTAATACAAAAGCATAAAGATGTATTTCTCATAAGATTGAGGGGAAAAGGTGGCTATGGAAGGAATTTTTATTACCTTTGAAGGGTTGGATGGTGCAGGAAAAACCACTC
The window above is part of the Caldicoprobacter guelmensis genome. Proteins encoded here:
- a CDS encoding homoserine dehydrogenase translates to MNGIKIAVLGLGNVGRGVWKILHKQQDMIKEYIGIPIEIKKVLVRDVSKNRGIDVPPHVLTTNIDDVLLDEDIQIIVELIGGLHPAYEYIRKAIEMGKHVVTANKAVIASYGKELIQLANERKVLLRFEGSVGGGIPIIAALSKSFAANEIEAIVGIINGTTNYILTQMTRYGMDFKTALHLAQEKGYAEADPTSDIEGEDAAFKLSILAFIAFGVYVPPQDIPREGITRISEKEIQYAAQLGYTIKLLAVARKHEGKIDIHVHPALVPNTHPLAAVNDEFNALFIKGDAVGEIMMYGKGAGSLPTGSAVVSDIMDVACAILSGRIMPYTYKHSGQELRINGEGEGEYYIRLEVVDKPGVLGKISTVLGNHGVSIASVVQRGRGERIVPLVLITHNVERKRLDRALEEIEKFDVVEEVASILRVESHSG
- a CDS encoding aminotransferase class I/II-fold pyridoxal phosphate-dependent enzyme; translation: MPLVKALIGYAGQNIVRFHMPGHKGFNIFPRDFLDNLIALDITEIPGMDNLYLPCGVIAQAQMLAAKAFGADHTFFLVNGSTAGVLAMIMATCRPGDKLIIPRNSHRSVWSAIIIADVNPVYIQPRYDKENCLVTQISAQDVERALDENPDAVGVMVVHPTYYGLCSHLEKIEKIVHERGKLLLVDEAHGAHFIFHSDLPPSAGELGADMWVQSAHKTLPALTQAAYLHVKGDRVDLRRVAQIIAMLQTSSPSYLIMASLDWARFFMESEGKPLIERLIHEVRAVKSWLQNHTGFLIIDDYEKGEEIAALDPTRLVLDVREFGITGYQAERILREAGIQIEMSDMYRVVLICSVADDKRAFDILIKALNNLAKRLPDCKVGKKTSYDNMSISREIPRQMLSPREAFYSIIERVPLEKSIGRICAGIIGSYPPGIPYFCPGELIDKDGVEELLYIQRCGGVLFGVEKEGLIPVVNTKA